The genome window CCACATTATAATAAACATCGAATAAGGAAAAGTTAGATCTACGAGTACACAGGTTACAGGCTAGACAAGCGCACCTATCCTAAGCGGGTATGTATAAATCGTATGTATAGACGCGGGGATAAATCTAAAATTACACATTTCATAGCTCAGGGTCGCCGAAAATCGTAAACGTACGCTCGAGGGAGCTTAAAAATCGAGGCCAATATAATCGCCGCAAGCCGcgtgggcggcgggcggcgcgcgcggccTGCGGCGGTTACCGCGCGCAACCCGGCATCAAGACGGGGACTGAGACAAGTCTACATGTCAGTGGGCGTACCCGTTTGCCTCAATCCCTTTCCCTATTCGAGCGAGCTGCGCGGCTAAACCTAAGTGACACCATGGCCGCATGATGTAACTGTAGCTCGCATTGGGGCGGCGAACGGTTTCCGACGCGCACGCAATAGTTCTCTTTAATTgatttcaacattttatttaaaacgttaataaatatttaaatattgccACATGCGAGAAATTCATGATTAAAATGATTTCTGATTTTCTGAAACATCAAAGAGATCTATTAACATTTACAGTGCTGCGAGTAAAACAATCTGACTCAatcaagttttaaataattcgAGGTAACTGTCTTGTCTTTTACCCGCTAAATAAAAcactattatttaaatacagtaCTTAAATCGTAGTCCTATTAAAAGACTTAGCACTCTGTCAAGTCGGCGACTTTAGCGTCTAATTTTTAACGATTTCAGTAATtccctcagaacaggaaaataaaatCTGTGGTAATTCCCAACAATGATTAACTACTTTTTAACCTTATGAAGACAATCACCACTCAGCTCTTTATTTCAAAAACACATCCAAAACAAACTATTACTACTTACGCATCTTGTCCACCGCTACTCCAACCGAATGTCtatttaggattccgtacccaaggggtaaaaacggaaccatattactgagacttcgctgCCTGTTCGTCCTTTGCTTGGATGCAACCGTGACAACTAGACAGTAGAAGTTTTCACTTGACTTTTTCGCAAGAAATGTCGAGTGAAACTAAGAAACTTGACAGAACCGAAGTAAACACTCGCTGCACTACAACTATATCTACATTACGAAAATAAGCGCGCCAGAAAGTTAGGTCTGCGCGGCCCCAATGATTTGCTTTGGCTTCATAGCCTTTTCGTTTCACCTACTCGTTTACAATCTTACTTCGAATACACCGTAACACTACAAGTTCGAGATAGTCGTTTCGTTAGACAAAAGCTGCGCGAATTATCGAtgaaacaaaaaacagttttaatataaatacaGATCGTAtagtataacaaaaaatatacatttctatttaaaaataaagaaagtttTGAACAAATAGACTAAGAGTTGTCGCGGGAGCCGAGATCATAGTTTTGTGAATACGTCATAGCTCTGAAGTGACGAAATAAACTCTGTGTGTGAGGTCCCGAACAATTTATTTCGCGCCGTGAGATATTCACTCGTGTATTGCAGCTGCGGCCTCACTCGCTGATCCCGTTGCTGATGGCCGCCGGCTTCACGCCGCCGCCGGGCACTGATTGCATCCTGAAAACGAAGTATCCATCAGTATCCATTTGTAAAATGCACGCATCGCTCTATAAAAACCTATACATCTTAAAAAAGTAACGGAGATGATTTAAATATAGAATAACAAAACTATATCAGCTAGTGACGTCACTGTGTACGCGCCGTATTATTTTTgtcacaaaaaaaactagaaacaCACGGGCGACATATATTTCTAGCAATATCCGTTCAAATGATTGCAGGTGTCTTGACTCTCGAATCTAAATAAAGTAACAAATTGTATCACAGCTAATAATTGTTTTTGggttttgattttagtattagtTTTATGCTTATAAAGTTACTAACCCCGGCGCGGGCGCGTCCAGCCCCATGAGCGCGAGCGCCCGgagcgcggcgcgggcgcactGCTCGTGCGAGTGCGCGGTGGAGGCGCCGCCCCCGTGACACATCACCGGCGGCTCCGTGCTCAGCGACACCAGCGATAGATACTCGCCGTGGTTGCGCTGGAAACATTACAAGGTTTTTTAAGCCGACTaagaaaaatatgtataagttAACTATAATCTAAGTACGTAAATTATATAGCCCAAAGGCAAGCCCGCAACTTCGTGCGGTAAATTATAGTGAACATTTTTATAGACCGTTCAGGCGAATTTTGTAAGTGGTAGCAAAATAGTAAAACTTTAACACGAAATATTACAATTCAACTTTATACTTTAAACACTAaacaagaataataatttattaccttGGGAAAATCGGAGAATTGTACAGTAAAACCGAGCAGCTGCGAAAGGTACATGAGTTGGTCTTTCGCGCCGGGCGAGTTGCCGCCGCCGCCGGTCGCGCTCGCCTCGCTCGCACGCTCACCTGCACAATAAATAAGTTAAAAACCATTTCAAGACAAAATAGCATATATTAGAGAGAGTAAAAAGAGACAGATTTATCGCGAAACCGTGTAAACAAGAAAgcaatataatatcaaatatgtaaTGTGTTCGCCAGTCAAAAAGATAAATAACTGTGCTTCTATCTTTCATTCGTGCACGTCAGAGACGACAGTCTATGTCGAGTACGAGCtcaatcatagacataatatgacTCATAACTATTTGTTTCTATGTAAGTATGTTTTAACTAAGAAGAACGTACTTACATAGAAGTTCTAAGCTGACTATAAGTACTGCTATTTACCATTCTGCTGCGGTGGCTGACCGGAACGTTGCTGGTAGTCCATCATGAGCACGCCGGGGACCGGCTGCCGCACCTCGGAGCTCGCGCCGCCGGCACCGCTCTCCTCCTGAAAGATTACGTCGTAACAATAGAGATAAATTACTATCAGTGAGATTCATTCGTATATAGCGGgcccagtaggcctactacgaaaccgttttgagactcaaacaatcggcttagaatgccgcgtcctgttCTAACACCGTAATTTCTGTAATTTCTCGTTTGTCAGAGTaggacgtggcattctcgtacgattgtttgagtctcaaaacggtttcgtggtacggctccAGGGCCCCGATTCACAATCCGTCACCCGATATTCAATAAACGTTCGCCGCGCTAGGCGCTGGCCAATGACCGGaaagtaaagtttccgaatccgagtcatGTCAAACTTAATTATAGCTTTTTGGATCTAGTTTAGGTTCTATGTTCCTCTTATTAGTTAGATAAATCTTCAAATGCGCTTTAAGAACAACACAGGCTAGAAATTTAAATACACACGGTGTGAAGCCCTTGTTACTCTATAGAAGACTGTGGTTTTAAAAATGTCGTTATCCTACTGCCGGGTTTTTTTTGCTCTCAAATTTATAAGCAATTTGGCAACTTTTAATAGAGCTAATGCTTTTGGCTTTAGTTGCGAGATACAAatgatgcataatattataggattCATGTTTACCTTCCGTTTGATATCTCCGTTGGTGGTCTTCGGTTCTATTGTACCATTGGTGGTCGGTTCTGTGGCGGCGGCGGGTGGCACTTCACCGTTGCTACTCATCTCCATCGCTAGAAGCACATCTGAAATTAGACGAGAGAATTTAGAGTACCCAAGAAAAAATGTCATACATTTTACCCGGATAAAAGACAGGTGGTATTTCAAGCTAAAATGAGAATAtgaatataacctcctcctttttggaagtcggttaaaaaagaaaAGAGCTTTTGTATACTACGCACACCCTAAGGCATGATAtgctttcccaaagtgggcgataacgcctccTTGTGGGCGTTGAAGGTCTAAAGGCGAGCGGTGTGGGAAAAAAAAttggggcgttgtgtagaggcttggggggtgatttatttcatcaggatgcattttaaattgaaacaatggaggcgctaaaatataatttgtacttAAAGGGGCGGTAGAAAAAACAATTTGGGAACCTCTGTGCTAAACGCTGGCCTGTGAAACTTGATTTATtaccaaataaataatgttCCATAGTCGTTACTATAACAAAGAGGCATTATTAACTATTATGTATAACCAAACTAACTCGCTCGGTACCGTGTTCGTGGGCGTGACCTAACAAATATGCATACGGCAGTAAGTTCGTCTAATGCTATTTGTTTTCATTGTTACTCTAAAAACTGCAAAATGAAGCACCCAACCAACGACACACACATGAAAACATTTATACGTTCTACCACATTTTACAAGTTTATCACTGTTCTCGGTGTccagatattaatattatctacactatgattttttttttttgaagctACTGGTCTGATTGAAATATTCTAGCACCGATAGAAAGCTGGTGCGTTCCTAAGTGACATAGCCTATATCTTAtgtataattgttttttttcctgaaattaTGTCGTTTTTAGATTTCGCGGGCTAGTGTTTAATAAGTTACGTACTGTGTGCGGCGCGGCGCTTGGCCGTCTTCTTGTTGGGTCCGAGGCCAGTAGCGGAGTGGGGCGGGGCGTCGCACTGCACGAGGAACTCGCGtcgtcgcgccgcgccgcgctccTCGAGCACGCGGTATTGCGGCGAGCGGGCGCGCGCCGCGTGACGGGCGACCGCGAGACGCGAGATGGGGTTGTCGGCGCCGCCTTCCCCGCTCGCTGCCGCTCCCGCTAGACCCTCCTGTAACGAAATTATGTATGTAATACAGTCCAATCGTTTCTCGAGACACAAATACTATATAAAATTGTCTCACCGGCGGTTCCCTAGCGATCTCGGTTACTTAGCAAAGGTACGCTACACGGTGTTGCCTACTTATTCAATCTTGTTACATGTTACATTAGATATATTCGACTTATACTAATACAGCCTACATTATTTTTTCGTGTTAGAGCGAACCTTATTTGATTGTGTTATATCAAAGGACCAAATAACGTGAGTGgatttttttgaaaacatttatttcaatTCACACACACAGCGCAGGCCCGTCGCCGCATCTCCAGTAACACTTAACACAGTAATGGCCGTACCTTGATAAGATTCCTCGGTTTCTTCTTGGCGGGCTGCGGGCGCCGCTTGTCCGGCCGCGGGCGCAGCAACGCGGGCGGCCAGCGTCGCCGCATCTCCTCCAGCATGTGCTCCGCCGCACGCCGCTTCGACACCTTCTTGCCGTTACCTTCGCCCTCCGTCTCCATGTCGCCCACCGTGCATAGCGTTACGAATACCTGAAACacgcacataaaaaaaatagttttttttttattttagacccAAAAGGCAATTAATTCTGACTATGCTAAACACGCGCACTCTTGTCATAAGAAGTCTATTGACAGTTCATTCattaaagtaaatttaataGACAAAATATCAACCATATACACAGTGCTATCAACAGCGCGAGCTGTTTGACGCCATGTTTAAGTGACTACTAGCCCCGCAGTGAGAAAAAAGTGAAATACGTTCAATTATCTGACTGATTTTATGTCCGCTATATTCAAAGCGCTATGTTACAAATCGCTAACTAGTCGGACATTGAGTGACGATCGTTCAATCGACGTTCGGCCGAGTCGTTCAATTGAATGctgtcattcaatgaatgcgctagtcattcaatcgaatcgcagattgaactagatgactgcgacatatacaacgtctgaaatgacgtcagtgggcttcggcctgaccgagcatgctatctcgctcggtcggaagatctttcttttcggccgccactaacatcGTTAAAATATGATATAACTGTAAATTAAATCTAGATGCATACCCTCATATGTGGTGGTCCCCGTTCAGACTTGACGGTGAACTGCACGGAGAGATTCCTCTTCAGCGCCAACTCGTGAACCAACGACACCGGCGACTTCACCTCGCTGTTCAGTATATCAGAGTTTGCATCTCCTCCTGGATAATATCGTGttgaatataataaacataataacagTACGCAGAACTATTAATACGTTGGCTGTCCACCGTACCACACCTTCAGTAATTGCTTCCATGCCCTATACGATTTACAATGGTCTTTTTATTCCACTTGatgtgctctgaggaattgttcggaatcataccacctgcaacttttcgccatcgacccacgcgaaaaacatcaACAaacatcctcatcaccttgatcagtagcagtcttccaccgtgcgtttttcgcgtaactttctgccgcacactgtaaaactctggaacgaactgtcaccaacagtatttccagacctgtacgacctgcaaaccttcaagaagagagcgtattccctcttaaaaggccggcaacgcacctgcagctcttctgatgttgcgagtgtccatgggcgacggtagttgtttacCATCAGCATAAtgagccgtttgctcgtttgcccccttattttatatttaaaaaaaatctgtacaGTTCTGGcaaaattacatacatacaggtcgAATAGATACCCTCCTTTttattgaagtcggttaaaagtagtAATAATTACCAATCTGTTGTTGGTCCCCGGGCTCGGCGTCAGCGTGCGGCGGTCGCAGGTCATgcagcgcgcgcgccgccgcgtCGTGCCGCGCCGCCTGCGGCGTGTTGCCCTCCCCCACCCACGACTGACCGCCCACACACACGCGGACCCTGACAGTTGGACCGACTTTTATATAGGCCCCTCACTTTATTACCATAGTAGACAGAACTAATAAGTAcatcgacttcaaacaaacgggatcatctacgcgagttgggcgcgagTCACTTTcgacatgtttcacaatgctgtgtaaccataaagttaatatacctagcggaatagagaaacaaaggcctgagcaagaaagatgtcactatcagtaacactgcgtggtaataaaataaattaattaaaaatcaaaaaacccgactgcaaaaaatgttaactaaaaagaacgaaacaagacctaattctgccggaggcatcgaatctatgttttaattgatacgactcttgcttacgagtttcatgcca of Aricia agestis chromosome 9, ilAriAges1.1, whole genome shotgun sequence contains these proteins:
- the LOC121730663 gene encoding double-stranded RNA-binding protein Staufen homolog 2 isoform X3, translating into MMHHPNMHHQPMSGHPQHLPGHQGMPGHHQMPPQMHRENRHVTLTRVPLGGSGAGGMGGHALGMNMVHPARPPHPVRAMHHPPQQHHNVPQQQRLRRPYSVGGGYAAGVMPPPYAPPPPLPPPPAQQTHTGVTTAQPNAAPTTDTKEEGGAVGAVGGAGAGGAEGEGAGDEAARSPAANSKEKTPMCLVNELARYNKIKHQYRLTSETGPAHKKVFTVTLRLGDTEEYTAEGSSIKRAQHAAASAALTGTSFPPPPPRAPAHSNHQHHRHAGAVMPTVELNALAMKLCQPAVYTSVPAVTRPRPRMYRLPAPFAPPYPHPAHPRLMEPGPALLYRVRVCVGGQSWVGEGNTPQAARHDAAARALHDLRPPHADAEPGDQQQIGGDANSDILNSEVKSPVSLVHELALKRNLSVQFTVKSERGPPHMRVFVTLCTVGDMETEGEGNGKKVSKRRAAEHMLEEMRRRWPPALLRPRPDKRRPQPAKKKPRNLIKEGLAGAAASGEGGADNPISRLAVARHAARARSPQYRVLEERGAARRREFLVQCDAPPHSATGLGPNKKTAKRRAAHNVLLAMEMSSNGEVPPAAATEPTTNGTIEPKTTNGDIKRKEESGAGGASSEVRQPVPGVLMMDYQQRSGQPPQQNGERASEASATGGGGNSPGAKDQLMYLSQLLGFTVQFSDFPKRNHGEYLSLVSLSTEPPVMCHGGGASTAHSHEQCARAALRALALMGLDAPAPGMQSVPGGGVKPAAISNGISE
- the LOC121730663 gene encoding double-stranded RNA-binding protein Staufen homolog 2 isoform X1, translated to MMHHPNMHHQPMSGHPQHLPGHQGMPGHHQMPPQMHRENRHVTLTRVPLGGSGAGGMGGHALGMNMVHPARPPHPVRAMHHPPQQHHNVPQQQRLRRPYSVGGGYAAGVMPPPYAPPPPLPPPPAQQTHTGLGRPSSPKITTQVKLNTEFGVTTAQPNAAPTTDTKEEGGAVGAVGGAGAGGAEGEGAGDEAARSPAANSKEKTPMCLVNELARYNKIKHQYRLTSETGPAHKKVFTVTLRLGDTEEYTAEGSSIKRAQHAAASAALTGTSFPPPPPRAPAHSNHQHHRHAGAVMPTVELNALAMKLCQPAVYTSVPAVTRPRPRMYRLPAPFAPPYPHPAHPRLMEPGPALLYRVRVCVGGQSWVGEGNTPQAARHDAAARALHDLRPPHADAEPGDQQQIGGDANSDILNSEVKSPVSLVHELALKRNLSVQFTVKSERGPPHMRVFVTLCTVGDMETEGEGNGKKVSKRRAAEHMLEEMRRRWPPALLRPRPDKRRPQPAKKKPRNLIKEGLAGAAASGEGGADNPISRLAVARHAARARSPQYRVLEERGAARRREFLVQCDAPPHSATGLGPNKKTAKRRAAHNVLLAMEMSSNGEVPPAAATEPTTNGTIEPKTTNGDIKRKEESGAGGASSEVRQPVPGVLMMDYQQRSGQPPQQNGERASEASATGGGGNSPGAKDQLMYLSQLLGFTVQFSDFPKRNHGEYLSLVSLSTEPPVMCHGGGASTAHSHEQCARAALRALALMGLDAPAPGMQSVPGGGVKPAAISNGISE
- the LOC121730663 gene encoding double-stranded RNA-binding protein Staufen homolog 2 isoform X2; translation: MMHHPNMHHQPMSGHPQHLPGHQGMPGHHQMPPQMHRENRVPLGGSGAGGMGGHALGMNMVHPARPPHPVRAMHHPPQQHHNVPQQQRLRRPYSVGGGYAAGVMPPPYAPPPPLPPPPAQQTHTGLGRPSSPKITTQVKLNTEFGVTTAQPNAAPTTDTKEEGGAVGAVGGAGAGGAEGEGAGDEAARSPAANSKEKTPMCLVNELARYNKIKHQYRLTSETGPAHKKVFTVTLRLGDTEEYTAEGSSIKRAQHAAASAALTGTSFPPPPPRAPAHSNHQHHRHAGAVMPTVELNALAMKLCQPAVYTSVPAVTRPRPRMYRLPAPFAPPYPHPAHPRLMEPGPALLYRVRVCVGGQSWVGEGNTPQAARHDAAARALHDLRPPHADAEPGDQQQIGGDANSDILNSEVKSPVSLVHELALKRNLSVQFTVKSERGPPHMRVFVTLCTVGDMETEGEGNGKKVSKRRAAEHMLEEMRRRWPPALLRPRPDKRRPQPAKKKPRNLIKEGLAGAAASGEGGADNPISRLAVARHAARARSPQYRVLEERGAARRREFLVQCDAPPHSATGLGPNKKTAKRRAAHNVLLAMEMSSNGEVPPAAATEPTTNGTIEPKTTNGDIKRKEESGAGGASSEVRQPVPGVLMMDYQQRSGQPPQQNGERASEASATGGGGNSPGAKDQLMYLSQLLGFTVQFSDFPKRNHGEYLSLVSLSTEPPVMCHGGGASTAHSHEQCARAALRALALMGLDAPAPGMQSVPGGGVKPAAISNGISE